DNA sequence from the Rhodothermales bacterium genome:
CGCTGGATGAATCGCTCCCGCCTGCTGCCACGCCGCGCCGAGGATGAAAAAGATGTTGCTGGACTTCGGCAGGCTAACACCGAGCAAATGCTTGAGCTGGCTCAGTCCGATGATGAGCGCCGCGGCGCCCGTAAAGCCGGTGAGGACGGAATGGGAGAGGAAGTCGGACAGGAACCCGAACCGCGCCACCCCCAGCGTGAACTGGAACGCGCCGACCATGAAGGCGAGCATCAGCGCAAGCGCTACATGTCGCGCCGGATCGCCGTCGGCCAGGGGCGACACGCCGGCCGCCACCAGCAGCGACACCATCGCCACCGGACCCACCGCCAGCTGACGGGACGTGCCGAACAGCGCATACACCACCAGCGGCACCAGCGCCGCATACAGTCCGTAAATCGGCGGGAGCCCCGCGATCAGGGCATAGGCCATCCCCTGGGGAATGAGCATGACCCCGACCGTGACGCCGGCCGCCAGGTCGCCACCCAGGTCTTCCCGTCGGTAGGCGGGCATCCAGGCAAGGGCCGGCATGAGCGTGCGTACATTCGGCATGGTGTTAGGCCTGCAGGCTAGGCTGGGGGATGGGGGGGCTAGATGCGGGATGCGGGATGCTAGATGCAGGATGCGGGATGCAGGATGCAGGATGCGGGATGCAGGATGCGGGATGCTAGATGTGGGATGCGGGACAACTGGTGATGCTTACTGAACGATCAGTTAGATCCTGCATCCAACATCTTGCATCTCATAATCAACATCCTGCATCCAACATCTTGCATCCAACATCCTGCATCCAACATCCTGCATCCAACATCTTGCATCCAACATCCTGCATCCCATAATCAACATCCAACATCCCGCCATCCCTAGTGCGGCAAGTAGGGACGCAGGGCGCCATAGGCCCACGCGCCGGCCGCGGCGGCCAGCAGGGGGATGGCGATTACGGTCAACCCGTTGCCGACGAGCGCATACAACGGACCCGGGCATGCGCCGGTGAGCGCCCAGCCGAACCCGAAGAGGATCCCGCCGGCCCACTGATTGATGCCTCGGTCGTAGGGTTTCTGTTCGATCTGGATGTCGTCACCAAGTATCGTCTTAAAACGCCCCCGCTTTATCAAGGCAAGGGAGATCGAGGCGACGACCAGCGCGCTCCCGATCACGCCATACATGTGGAAGCCCTGAAACCGAAACATTTCTTGGATCCTGAACCAGGAAATCACCTCTGATTTGGTCAGAATGACGCCAAACGCCACGCCCAGAATCAGA
Encoded proteins:
- a CDS encoding DUF6691 family protein; protein product: MTTTTAPLARETRTFYGHRPVDVILYLILGVAFGVILTKSEVISWFRIQEMFRFQGFHMYGVIGSALVVASISLALIKRGRFKTILGDDIQIEQKPYDRGINQWAGGILFGFGWALTGACPGPLYALVGNGLTVIAIPLLAAAAGAWAYGALRPYLPH